Proteins from a genomic interval of Pradoshia eiseniae:
- a CDS encoding anti-sigma-I factor RsgI family protein yields MKEGVIIEVSENKLKVITPEGEFLEIKNNHEFNQIGDLIYIEPHMLNGIPRTLSKRKKTAIKTILAMAASLLLVFSILPLIIGNSKVYAYVSLDMDSGVELSVSEEMKVLDIQGIDQEGKEMLADLEEWENQDLNIVVSKILSLLHKEGKIQDEKEIVFSTVVLDQDKSLEQNLEKKLTNVHATERSSLKIETQKASMDDRQNAKEKGLSTGAYLDVQIQEDTAKKENRNQSTSKIEDENKDNLIKEEVEVPIEENKKPSVPLEPAHSKEQSEKKNNQTTSSPSTSQMKNSSNESKLNKKDELKRPVSEMRKYNSDVTDKKHRQQTKKPSNEGKTINRESDSKHSIKRNDDKSKKSHKEKRDNPNKKNDSRKKNEQKKEKRNISEQKHKGQKDNENRQR; encoded by the coding sequence TTGAAGGAAGGGGTCATTATAGAGGTTTCCGAGAATAAGCTAAAGGTTATAACACCAGAGGGCGAATTTCTAGAAATTAAAAATAACCATGAATTTAATCAAATAGGGGACCTTATCTACATTGAACCTCACATGTTAAATGGTATACCAAGAACACTCTCAAAAAGAAAGAAAACGGCTATTAAAACCATACTGGCAATGGCTGCATCTTTATTATTGGTATTTAGCATTTTGCCGCTAATTATAGGGAATTCGAAAGTATATGCCTATGTCAGTTTAGATATGGATTCAGGGGTTGAATTGAGTGTTTCAGAAGAGATGAAAGTATTGGATATCCAAGGGATTGATCAAGAAGGTAAAGAGATGCTCGCTGATTTGGAGGAATGGGAGAATCAAGATTTAAACATTGTTGTCTCCAAAATCCTTTCGCTTCTCCATAAAGAAGGAAAGATACAAGACGAAAAAGAAATTGTGTTCTCGACAGTAGTTCTGGACCAAGATAAGAGTCTTGAGCAGAATTTGGAGAAAAAGTTGACAAATGTTCATGCAACTGAGAGAAGTTCCCTGAAAATAGAGACACAAAAAGCATCTATGGATGATCGGCAGAATGCCAAGGAAAAGGGATTATCGACGGGTGCTTATTTAGATGTCCAAATTCAAGAAGATACAGCGAAGAAAGAGAACCGTAACCAAAGCACCTCAAAGATTGAAGACGAAAACAAGGACAATCTTATAAAGGAAGAGGTTGAAGTTCCAATAGAGGAAAATAAAAAACCTTCAGTTCCTCTAGAACCTGCCCATTCCAAGGAGCAGTCAGAAAAGAAAAACAATCAAACTACATCATCACCTTCAACAAGTCAAATGAAAAATAGCTCGAATGAGAGCAAACTGAATAAAAAAGACGAGCTAAAACGGCCTGTTAGTGAAATGAGAAAATACAATTCCGATGTAACTGATAAAAAGCATCGCCAGCAGACTAAAAAGCCTAGTAACGAAGGTAAAACCATTAATAGGGAATCCGATTCGAAACATTCGATAAAGAGAAATGATGACAAATCGAAGAAAAGCCACAAAGAGAAAAGAGATAACCCAAATAAAAAAAATGATTCAAGAAAAAAGAATGAGCAAAAGAAGGAAAAGAGAAATATTAGCGAACAGAAACATAAAGGCCAGAAAGATAACGAAAACCGACAAAGGTAA
- the sigI gene encoding RNA polymerase sigma factor SigI gives MNSMLGVFFSALKKRQSMEDMVYSIQKGDFDLRNDLIEQYKPFIKRSVSSVCKRYITDTDDEFSIGLIAFNDAIDRFSYEKGTALLSFADTMIKRRVIDHLRVQSRKKQELSIDFSVATEDGYAQSLLEADRSIEFHKEEIDAERRRDEIKSFTGRLQSFGITFDQLVQASPKHADARKNAISIARIVAEDSSMLNYLFQKKKLPLKILESKVNVSRKTIERNRIYIVAMVLVLSGDYRFLSDYIKGVLKD, from the coding sequence GTGAATTCTATGTTAGGAGTGTTCTTTTCAGCTCTGAAGAAACGTCAGAGTATGGAAGATATGGTGTATTCCATACAAAAAGGGGACTTTGATTTACGTAACGATCTTATTGAGCAATATAAACCGTTTATCAAAAGATCAGTCTCCTCTGTCTGCAAACGCTACATAACAGACACAGATGATGAATTCAGTATTGGATTAATTGCTTTTAATGATGCCATTGATCGTTTCTCATATGAAAAAGGGACAGCCTTACTGTCCTTTGCAGATACGATGATCAAGCGAAGAGTCATCGATCATCTTAGAGTACAATCAAGAAAAAAACAAGAATTATCTATAGATTTTAGCGTTGCTACAGAAGATGGATATGCACAAAGCCTGCTAGAGGCAGATCGATCAATTGAATTCCATAAGGAAGAAATTGACGCTGAGCGAAGAAGAGATGAAATCAAAAGCTTTACTGGCAGACTGCAATCTTTTGGTATTACATTTGACCAATTGGTTCAAGCATCACCTAAACATGCGGATGCTCGTAAGAATGCTATATCCATCGCCAGGATAGTGGCTGAAGATTCTTCTATGCTCAATTACTTATTTCAAAAGAAGAAGCTTCCTTTAAAGATTCTGGAGAGCAAGGTGAATGTCTCACGCAAGACAATTGAAAGAAATCGGATATATATTGTGGCTATGGTTCTGGTACTCTCAGGTGATTACCGGTTTTTGAGTGACTACATAAAGGGGGTGCTAAAGGATTGA
- a CDS encoding TerC family protein, with translation MDAALILEYAWVLVVLIGLEGILAADNAVVMAVMVKHLPKEQQRKALFYGLVGAFVFRLGSLFLISFLVNVWQIQAIGAAYLLYIMINYLIKHYVVKKDNEKVKERKQSGFWMTVLKVEVADIAFAIDSMLAAVALAVTLPEVGNFDIGGINGAQFAVMFMGGFVGLIIMRFAATQFVVLLNKRPSLETAAFLIVGWVGVKLAVLTLAHPSVGIIDEHFPHSTVWKAIFWAVLLAIVVIGWFVSGKSANKQVGEDSSIS, from the coding sequence ATGGATGCAGCACTGATACTAGAGTATGCATGGGTGTTAGTAGTTTTAATAGGATTAGAGGGAATACTGGCGGCTGATAATGCGGTTGTTATGGCCGTTATGGTCAAGCATTTGCCGAAAGAACAGCAAAGAAAAGCCTTGTTCTATGGCCTTGTTGGAGCATTTGTATTCAGACTTGGTTCCCTGTTCCTTATTTCTTTCCTTGTCAATGTGTGGCAAATACAAGCAATTGGAGCGGCATATCTGTTATACATCATGATCAATTACCTGATTAAGCATTATGTCGTGAAGAAAGATAATGAGAAAGTAAAAGAAAGAAAACAATCTGGGTTCTGGATGACAGTTCTTAAAGTTGAAGTGGCTGATATTGCCTTCGCAATTGATTCTATGCTCGCGGCTGTAGCACTAGCTGTAACTCTTCCTGAAGTGGGTAACTTCGATATTGGGGGCATTAACGGTGCACAATTTGCTGTTATGTTCATGGGCGGTTTCGTTGGATTAATCATCATGAGATTTGCCGCTACACAGTTCGTCGTACTATTAAACAAACGCCCTTCTCTTGAAACAGCTGCTTTTCTTATTGTAGGCTGGGTGGGTGTGAAGCTGGCTGTTTTAACTTTAGCGCACCCAAGTGTTGGTATCATTGATGAACACTTCCCTCATTCAACAGTATGGAAAGCCATCTTCTGGGCAGTCTTATTAGCAATTGTCGTAATTGGCTGGTTTGTATCTGGCAAGTCAGCGAACAAGCAAGTTGGAGAAGATTCAAGTATTAGCTAA
- a CDS encoding aldehyde dehydrogenase family protein has product MQAVNKETIKVYAPATGELIMEYEETPAAAASAMMENARTAFSEWRDLSVRERVSYIKNLRLAVVEQIDEIADLIAKDVGKVRTDALVADIMPSLDAMLHVEKHAEKTLRSQKVKTPFLLMGKKSSVEYMPLGTVLVISPWNYPFLLSLSPMLSALAAGNTVILKPSEVTPAVGKLIETLFAKANFPPNVVQVAHGGKELGASLTNAKPDYIFFTGSVATGKIIQQTAAKNLIPTTLELGGKDPMIVLKDANLKRAAQGAAWGAFTNSGQVCMSVERLIIEDEILEPFIEELLPIVNNLKQGSGPDDDIGSMTSRMQIDIVKKQVEEALEKGARLLTGEHPSDWDPESMYIKPIVLIDVEEDMAIMQDETFGPVLPIIKANGEDEAIRIANGTRYGLNASVWTENKEQARRISSKLQSGAVLINDVVITVANNHLPFGGVKESGVGRYHGENGIRMFCHEKAVMEDLGYKKSEIQWYPYKGKYDSFRNLLVANFKKSPSLNDVLKEYLKLIRMTKS; this is encoded by the coding sequence ATGCAGGCTGTAAATAAAGAAACAATTAAAGTATATGCGCCAGCAACTGGGGAGCTTATCATGGAATATGAGGAAACACCTGCAGCTGCCGCATCTGCTATGATGGAGAACGCGCGGACTGCCTTTTCAGAATGGAGAGATTTGTCTGTTCGTGAGCGTGTTTCCTATATCAAGAATTTACGTTTAGCGGTTGTTGAACAAATAGATGAGATTGCCGATTTGATTGCTAAAGATGTGGGAAAGGTCAGGACCGATGCCCTTGTCGCTGATATTATGCCTTCACTGGATGCTATGCTGCACGTCGAAAAGCATGCTGAGAAGACGCTGCGAAGTCAAAAGGTAAAAACGCCATTTCTCTTGATGGGTAAGAAATCCTCGGTTGAATATATGCCACTGGGCACAGTGCTCGTCATTTCCCCTTGGAATTATCCTTTTCTGTTATCATTATCACCAATGCTATCTGCGCTAGCGGCCGGAAATACCGTTATTTTGAAGCCTTCAGAGGTAACGCCTGCTGTCGGGAAGCTGATTGAGACTTTATTTGCAAAAGCGAACTTCCCTCCGAACGTCGTCCAGGTTGCACATGGCGGAAAAGAACTTGGAGCAAGTCTGACTAATGCAAAGCCAGACTATATCTTTTTCACGGGGTCGGTGGCAACCGGGAAGATCATACAGCAAACGGCGGCTAAGAATCTGATTCCAACGACCTTAGAGCTTGGCGGAAAAGACCCGATGATTGTTTTAAAGGACGCTAACTTGAAGCGAGCGGCCCAAGGAGCTGCTTGGGGAGCGTTTACGAATAGCGGCCAAGTTTGCATGAGTGTGGAAAGGTTAATTATAGAGGACGAGATTTTGGAGCCATTCATTGAGGAGCTCCTCCCTATCGTCAATAACTTGAAACAAGGCTCAGGGCCGGATGATGATATAGGTTCCATGACTTCGCGCATGCAGATTGATATTGTCAAAAAACAGGTGGAAGAAGCCTTGGAAAAAGGGGCACGTCTTCTTACTGGGGAACACCCTTCTGATTGGGATCCTGAATCTATGTATATCAAACCGATTGTCCTAATAGATGTAGAGGAAGATATGGCCATCATGCAAGATGAAACCTTTGGTCCAGTATTGCCTATCATTAAAGCCAATGGGGAAGATGAAGCAATCAGGATCGCCAATGGAACTCGTTATGGATTGAATGCAAGCGTGTGGACTGAGAATAAAGAGCAGGCACGAAGGATTTCATCGAAACTGCAATCAGGAGCTGTTCTGATCAATGATGTGGTGATTACTGTTGCGAACAATCATCTCCCATTTGGCGGTGTGAAAGAGAGCGGTGTAGGAAGGTATCATGGAGAAAACGGAATCCGCATGTTCTGTCACGAAAAGGCGGTTATGGAAGATTTAGGGTACAAGAAATCAGAGATTCAATGGTACCCATATAAGGGGAAATATGATTCTTTCCGGAATCTTCTTGTTGCCAATTTTAAAAAGTCACCTTCTTTAAACGATGTGCTGAAAGAATATCTTAAATTAATCAGGATGACGAAATCTTAA
- a CDS encoding SDR family oxidoreductase has translation MKHVYFFTGFPGFISNQLIRELLDTDADFSKLVAIVLPSQIEKAQDERNKIIHEFHLSEEQFLFVAGDISKPGLNIPKDESVFEKADITHVFHLAAIYDLAVPKEIAYSVNVEGTRNMNEFVKTLPNIKRYTYFSTAYVAGRREGNLYEDELIRPEAFKNFYEETKYEAEVLVRSLMDEVPVTIIRPGIVKGSTTTGETIKFDGPYFILNFLDRVRFLPIIPYITKSVCVINLVPIDYIIKATSYLSLNAKGVGKTYHLTDPKPYTVTEVYRMFTNMYNGKEPKGYIPFVLTKSMLKIKPVRQYFGVEVESLDYFSWKGYFDCSNAQTDLEGSGIQCPDFKDGVLPMIDYYRANKQRSEFHIEIT, from the coding sequence ATGAAGCATGTATATTTTTTTACTGGATTCCCAGGTTTTATATCAAACCAGCTTATTCGCGAGCTCTTGGATACGGATGCAGACTTCAGTAAATTGGTTGCTATCGTTTTGCCCTCACAAATTGAAAAGGCACAAGACGAAAGGAATAAAATCATACACGAATTTCACTTGAGTGAGGAACAATTTCTGTTTGTTGCTGGGGATATTTCAAAGCCGGGTTTAAATATACCGAAGGATGAAAGCGTTTTCGAGAAAGCGGATATTACGCATGTTTTCCATCTGGCTGCCATTTATGATTTAGCCGTGCCAAAGGAAATCGCTTATTCCGTCAATGTGGAAGGCACGAGAAATATGAATGAATTTGTGAAAACTCTTCCGAACATTAAGCGGTATACCTATTTTAGCACGGCATACGTAGCTGGAAGAAGGGAAGGGAATCTTTATGAAGATGAACTGATAAGACCCGAAGCCTTCAAGAATTTTTATGAAGAAACGAAATATGAAGCAGAGGTCCTGGTGCGTTCCTTGATGGATGAGGTGCCGGTAACCATCATTCGCCCTGGAATCGTGAAAGGGAGCACAACAACAGGCGAAACAATTAAGTTTGATGGACCATACTTTATCTTAAATTTTCTTGATAGGGTGCGTTTCCTGCCCATTATTCCTTATATCACGAAATCAGTTTGTGTAATCAACCTTGTGCCGATTGATTACATTATTAAGGCAACCTCCTATTTGAGCTTAAATGCTAAAGGAGTCGGTAAAACGTACCACCTGACAGATCCTAAACCATATACAGTAACAGAGGTTTATCGGATGTTTACGAACATGTATAATGGGAAGGAACCGAAAGGATATATCCCTTTTGTGCTTACAAAGTCGATGCTGAAAATCAAACCCGTTCGTCAATATTTCGGTGTTGAAGTAGAATCGCTCGATTATTTCAGCTGGAAGGGTTATTTCGATTGTTCAAATGCCCAGACAGATCTTGAAGGAAGCGGTATCCAATGTCCGGATTTTAAAGACGGAGTCCTGCCAATGATTGATTATTATCGGGCTAATAAACAACGGTCAGAATTTCATATTGAAATTACATAA
- a CDS encoding peptide chain release factor 3, producing MTNLKEQIESRRTFAIISHPDAGKTTLTEKLLLFGGAIRDAGTVKGRKTGKYATSDWMEIEKQRGISVTSSVMQFDYNGTRVNILDTPGHQDFSEDTYRTLMAVDSAVMIIDAAKGIEAQTLKLFKVCRMRGIPIFTFINKMDRQGKMPLELLAELEEVLGIESYPMNWPMGMGKDFFGIYDRFYNRIEMFKAEEEQRFIPLNEDGEVEGSHPGMDEVLYEQTLEEVMLLNEAGNEFSREKVLNGELIPVFFGSALTNFGVQTFLDTYLQFAPMPSPRESSAGPIEPVQETFSGFIFKIQANMNPMHRDRIAFFRICSGKFERGMNVTLSRTGKPMKLNNSTQFLAEERNNVSEAVAGDIIGLYDTGTYQIGDTLTSGKEAFSFEKLPQFTPEMFVRVSAKNVLKQKHFHKGINQLVQEGAIQLFKTVGIESYILGAVGQLQFEVFEHRMKNEYNTEVIMERMGDKIARWTTSDKVDEKLSSSRSMLVRDRYDQYAFLFENDFALRWFQEKNPDVELYNPMDQHER from the coding sequence ATGACAAATTTAAAAGAGCAAATAGAATCAAGACGAACCTTTGCGATTATTTCCCACCCGGATGCCGGGAAAACGACCCTGACAGAGAAGCTGCTGCTTTTCGGTGGCGCGATTCGTGATGCTGGAACCGTGAAGGGGAGAAAAACAGGAAAATATGCGACGAGTGACTGGATGGAAATTGAGAAGCAGCGTGGGATATCGGTTACTTCAAGTGTCATGCAATTTGACTATAATGGGACACGGGTGAACATTCTCGACACACCTGGTCACCAAGACTTCAGTGAAGATACGTATCGAACATTGATGGCGGTTGACAGTGCAGTCATGATTATCGATGCAGCGAAAGGGATCGAGGCCCAGACTTTGAAGCTGTTTAAGGTATGTCGTATGAGAGGAATCCCGATTTTCACCTTCATTAATAAAATGGACCGCCAAGGGAAAATGCCACTAGAGCTGTTGGCTGAGCTTGAAGAGGTGCTCGGAATTGAATCTTACCCAATGAATTGGCCAATGGGCATGGGAAAAGATTTCTTCGGTATTTATGACCGCTTCTATAATCGCATTGAAATGTTCAAAGCCGAAGAAGAGCAGCGCTTTATTCCGCTCAATGAGGATGGAGAAGTAGAAGGAAGCCATCCAGGCATGGACGAGGTCTTGTATGAGCAAACACTTGAAGAAGTCATGCTTCTTAATGAAGCTGGTAATGAGTTCTCCCGTGAGAAGGTACTAAACGGGGAATTGATTCCTGTATTCTTTGGAAGTGCTCTAACAAACTTCGGAGTACAGACTTTCTTGGATACGTATTTGCAATTTGCGCCAATGCCTAGCCCAAGGGAATCCTCCGCCGGGCCGATTGAGCCTGTTCAAGAAACGTTCTCAGGATTTATCTTTAAGATTCAGGCTAACATGAACCCGATGCACCGTGACCGTATAGCTTTCTTCCGCATTTGCTCAGGTAAATTTGAAAGAGGCATGAACGTCACGTTAAGCCGTACAGGAAAACCGATGAAACTCAACAATTCTACCCAGTTCCTTGCTGAGGAACGAAATAATGTATCTGAAGCGGTAGCAGGTGACATCATTGGTCTGTATGATACAGGCACTTATCAAATTGGCGATACGCTTACTTCTGGGAAGGAAGCTTTCTCCTTTGAGAAACTTCCACAATTCACGCCTGAAATGTTCGTGAGGGTCAGCGCTAAAAACGTGCTTAAACAAAAGCATTTCCATAAAGGGATCAATCAGCTGGTGCAAGAAGGAGCTATCCAGCTCTTTAAGACAGTCGGCATTGAATCTTATATTCTTGGTGCTGTCGGTCAGCTTCAGTTTGAAGTATTCGAGCATCGGATGAAAAATGAATACAATACAGAAGTCATCATGGAGCGAATGGGCGATAAAATTGCTCGCTGGACGACTAGTGATAAGGTGGATGAGAAACTTTCAAGCTCAAGAAGTATGCTTGTGCGCGATCGCTATGACCAATATGCCTTCTTATTTGAAAATGATTTCGCGCTGCGCTGGTTCCAGGAGAAGAACCCTGATGTGGAACTTTACAACCCGATGGACCAGCATGAAAGATAA
- a CDS encoding formate/nitrite transporter family protein: MEEQGLKYFVALAHKKKRLLDNYPLHYFIRAMLAGIFVGFLIVTCFRTGEYFRVADSPFAYLFPALFFGIALILITYGGAELFTGNTSYFTVAYMRKEVALRDIGRNWGACYLGNAAGAIFLAGLFYLTGIFSHIPNDHLLHEIVSYKMHGSVTALFFKGILCNWLVCLAVFLPTQVKGDGAKMAMMILVVFLFFSAGFEHSIANLSLFSIALVSPHPDTISIGAAIYNLIPVTLGNIVGGAVFVGMLYQFLSKSATRLSLEDNLNRVDELARKAK, encoded by the coding sequence ATGGAAGAACAAGGTCTGAAGTATTTTGTGGCACTTGCCCACAAAAAGAAAAGACTATTGGATAACTATCCGCTACATTATTTTATACGAGCAATGCTGGCAGGGATCTTTGTTGGATTCTTAATTGTCACATGCTTCCGAACAGGTGAATATTTCCGCGTGGCTGACTCGCCATTTGCTTATCTATTCCCAGCCTTATTCTTTGGCATCGCCTTGATTTTGATTACATATGGCGGAGCTGAATTATTTACTGGTAATACGTCTTATTTTACGGTTGCCTATATGCGAAAAGAAGTCGCTTTACGTGATATTGGACGGAACTGGGGAGCCTGCTACTTAGGAAATGCTGCAGGTGCCATTTTCCTAGCAGGTCTTTTCTATTTAACTGGCATTTTCAGCCATATTCCAAATGATCATTTATTGCACGAAATCGTTTCATATAAAATGCACGGATCTGTCACAGCCCTTTTCTTCAAAGGAATTTTGTGTAACTGGCTTGTGTGCTTAGCAGTCTTCCTGCCGACTCAAGTAAAAGGCGATGGAGCTAAAATGGCTATGATGATTCTCGTCGTGTTCTTGTTCTTTAGCGCTGGCTTTGAGCATAGCATCGCCAATCTTTCTTTATTCTCTATTGCATTGGTTTCGCCACACCCTGATACGATTTCCATTGGTGCAGCAATCTATAACCTGATTCCTGTTACCCTTGGCAATATTGTCGGCGGAGCAGTCTTTGTGGGCATGCTTTATCAATTCCTTAGCAAATCAGCGACAAGATTAAGCCTTGAGGATAACCTTAACCGTGTCGACGAATTAGCTAGAAAAGCGAAATAA